In Populus alba chromosome 1, ASM523922v2, whole genome shotgun sequence, a single window of DNA contains:
- the LOC118037823 gene encoding LOW QUALITY PROTEIN: lysine-specific demethylase JMJ18-like (The sequence of the model RefSeq protein was modified relative to this genomic sequence to represent the inferred CDS: inserted 2 bases in 1 codon): MEQFKSPAYSHVKEDRSMKQSWRSDNTPKGPRSSQNQKVTARWDPVEACRPLIDDAPVFYPTVEEFEDTLGYISKIRAKAELYGICRIVPPPSWSPPCRLKEKDVWEHAKFSTRIQYVELLQNREPMRKXKSKSRKRKRRYSRMGTTRRRKRRLTNSSSEGNVASETDETFGFHSGSDFTLEEFEKEAAYFKECYFGTKDLMDDGNETQKWEPSVEDIEGEYWRIVEKPTEEVKVLYGADLETATFGSGFPKAAALMTEGDSDQYVVSGWNLNNLPRLPGSVLCFEGCDISGVLVPWLYVGMCFSSFCWHVEDHHLYSLNYLHWGDPKIWYGVPESHASNLEDAMRKHLPDLFEEQPDLLHGLVTQLSPSVLKAEGVPVYRVVQHSGEFVLTFPRAYHSGFNCGFNCAEAVNVAPVDWLAHGQHAVELYSEQRVTEHTP, translated from the exons GTAACAGCCAGATGGGATCCAGTCGAAGCTTGTAGGCCTCTCATTGATGATGCTCCAGTGTTTTATCCAACTGTTGAG GAATTTGAAGATACACTTGGTTATATATCAAAGATTCGTGCGAAAGCAGAGTTGTATGGTATATGCCGGATTGTCCCTCCACCTTCTTGGAGTCCACCTTGCCGCCTCAAAGAGAAAGATGTATGGGAACATGCTAAATTTTCTACAAGAATTCAGTATGTTGAGTTGCTTCAAAATAGGGAgccaatgagaaa aaaatctaaaagtcGGAAACGGAAAAGGAGATATTCGAGGATGGGAACAACGAGGAGACGCAAGAGGAGACTTACCAATTCTAGTTCAGAAGGAAATGTTGCCTCTGAGACTGATGAGACATTTGGATTCCACTCTGGTTCTGATTTCACACTTGAAGAGTTTGAGAAAGAAGCTGCTTATTTCAAAGAGTGCTACTTTGGAACGAAGGATCTAATGGATGATGGGAATGAAACCCAGAAATGGGAGCCTTCTGTCGAGGATATTGAAGGTGAATACTGGCGGATTGTTGAAAAACCAACTGAAGAGGTTAAG GTACTCTATGGAGCTGATTTGGAAACAGCAACATTTGGAAGTGGGTTCCCTAAGGCTGCAGCCTTGATGACTGAAGGTGATTCAGATCAGTATGTGGTATCTGGTTGGAATCTAAACAACTTACCACGCCTGCCAGGTTCTGTGCTGTGTTTTGAAGGATGTGATATCTCAGGAGTTTTAGTTCCATGGCTGTATGTTGGAATGTGTTTCTCATCATTTTGTTGG CATGTTGAGGACCACCACTTATATTCGCTAAACTATTTACATTGGGGTGATCCAAAGATATGGTACGGAGTACCTGAAAGCCATGCTTCCAATTTGGAGGATGCAATGAGAAAACATTTACCTGATTTGTTCGAAGAACAGCCTGATCTACTTCATGGACTG GTAACTCAACTATCTCCTTCAGTTTTAAAAGCTGAGGGTGTACCAGTTTATCGGGTGGTCCAACACTCTGGGGAGTTTGTTCTCACCTTTCCTAGAGCATACCACTCTGGCTTTAATTGTGGCTTCAACTGTGCAGAGGCAGTGAATGTAGCCCCTGTTGATTGGTTAGCACATGGACAGCATGCAGTTGAGCTTTACAGTGAGCAACG ggTTACGGAACACaccccttag